The Bactrocera dorsalis isolate Fly_Bdor chromosome 3, ASM2337382v1, whole genome shotgun sequence genomic interval AGCTAAATGTGCACTAGTTGTGGTCGTTGCTTCTTCACTATTGCTATTGCCAAAGTTATGCTGTGTCTTCTGGCGCTTACAAACTTGACAACCCGCCAGTGTATTCTCATGCAAGCTGCTGCCACTGCTCTTACCACCCACATCACCACTGAGGTGATTGTTATTTTGCGTCTTGCCACCGCACAGTTTGCGGGGCTGCTCCTTCTTGTGCTTGGCTGCGGCCACTTTGGGCGTGCGCTGTATGGCTTGCAATAGCAGTTCGGCTTTGTTGCGTGGTGTATGTATGATTTCGTTGCTACTAATGCTTGACGCTGTTGAGTCGTCCATATCGTCTACATCCTGTTCGGTGGGTTCATCTATGGCTTGTTCGCCGCGCATGACGCCGCCACTCGAGCAACGCATACAAACGAGCGTCTTCTCGCAGCCGCATTGACGACAACAACTCATAGGTGTCTGTGTGCCCGTTGAGATCATTTCGATGCGCGTGCTGGTGCGCGTTAATAACGTTGTCATTGTATCACTGCCATGACTCGTGACATCATCTTCATCACCCTCCTCCATCGGTTGGCAGCAGTTCGCCTCTTCACGCGCTTTCTGCGCACGCTCAAGCTCATTGGTGGCATCCAGTTCGCATGTTGCATCCGTGTTTATCGTTTGCGCCTTGCGTGGATGGTGTTGATGATGTTTCTTGTCGCGTTTTAGCATGCGCTTGCGGTACTTCATCAGCTGCTTTTCACGATGTGACATATTAGCACCGGTGCAGAAAGCGCTTGCATGAGTTAAGCTATCGCCAGTGCTATTCGCTGTATCGCTAGGGTTATCATCCTCATCGCCGTATGCCTCACCGTCAGCTTCGTCGACAGGCAGTAGCTCATCTTCATCGATGAAAAATACACATTTGTGCTTTGGCGCACAGTTGGCGCGGCTGCATGGCATGCTGCTGACCTGTGTGTCACCGCAGTCGGGTCGGGGCTTCGAGCTGCCACTGTTACAGCTGGCACCGTTCGAGTCGGCGGCCGAGCCTGTCATTGAATTGGTCGAGCTGCTGTTTGAATGTAAATTTATACTGGCAGAGCTCGATGTCGAAGTCGGCGCAGCAACCGTGGCGGTGGTGGCACTGCCACAACAACTCGTACGGCTGCTACGTGGCGTATCCTGTGACTTTACACCAACACAACTGTTGCCGTTGCGAAATGAGTTTGCATCACTTCTATTGATATTGGCGCTGCCGTTGGGTGTTGAGAGCCATTGCGGTGCCTCGGCAATAGCTGCCATACGTGGTGTGGAATTGGACATGTCACCACCTCCTagtgcggttgttgttgttggcgctgttgCTTTTGTCGTTTTAGTTTTAGTTGTTGTCGCTTTGGTTGTTGACGttgctggcattgttgttgctgctgctacgGTTGTGGATGTtatcgttgttgttggcgttgacattgttgttgttgctgtgcccGGTGTGGATAACATAAGTGTACCGATTTTCGGTATGCCGCCGTTGATGCGTGGAAGACTTTTGAGACAAACCGATATGCTACAATTCTCCGAAATATTGACATTCGGAAAATTGTGTACATTCGGTTTTGAATTAAAGCAGGCAGTGGAGTCAAATGACTTGATGCGGTAGAATATATTAAGGCGCGGTCGTCGATTCACCGCCAGCGCATTATTGAGCTGATTATTAAGCGTATGTGAATTCGGCGATGTGCCCGGTGTGCTGTTGTTACCGCCAGTGGTGCTGCCCACTGGTGTGGCCAGATCACCGGCAGCTCCTGTCGGTGTGTGAAATATTACACGACCCGTGTCATATATAGTTTTATCCGATTTTTTGATCAGATCACACCAGGCACTGATTTGGGAAAAATACAATTGGCTGCGTATTGCACTGCAGAGTGACGGTAGCGTCATGGTGGGCGGTGGAACTCTAGTTGAGGGgagtaaaaagaaaataattacagTAAAGAGTATATCGGTGTGCTCtggtcaaatatacatatatacatacatatgtattacatatgcaaAGGTTATAGATTgttacaaaattgtttatttgaaaaggtTCGAAAGCTTGAtagtattttcaataattttgaggttaattaataaataaaatcccATTAATACAAAGTTTGTGTAGCaattatatactatagtggtccggTCTGATCCGATCTTCGGATATTGTACCGTTAACTTAGACAATAGTCCATGTCAAATTTTgggaagatattttttcaaataaaaatatttccatagaaggacttgattttgatcgatcagtttgtatggcagctatgtatatgctatagtggtccgacctgaacaatttcatatcgatatcacaaaaattaaaggaCTAGTTTGCAGTATatagacagatggacatggctaaatcggctcagctaGGCATGCTAAGGCAGGTAGGCAtgtagttttttataaagaagcAGCATAGAAGATTAATCGAACGATTCTTTGATTACTTACTTTTCTTTTTGGGTTATGATCCATTGTTCGAGCAGCATTTTATGGTTCACCGGTCCTAAGAAAACCTCTATGCAAACCGGTTCGCCACGTGCGATAATCGCCTCCATTCTATGGCAGTACGCTCGCCAGCGGGAGCACtaaaaatcatacaaattattttaaaaaaatttttgatattaagCTATTTCCTCCCACTTACAGTTATATTTACGTATGACATATCACAGAAATGATCCTCAGCTTCAGCGGCCTCTCCTTTCGCCAGGCCCATCTTTCTGAGGAATTGATCACAGTGCGGTCCCTGTTGCGGGTGCTTGGACGCTGTTGTCGCCGCAGCCGTCGTCGGCTTCACTTTCGTTGTgtgatttattgttgttgcagcagtCATTGCCACCGAAGCTGTTGTTGTATTCACAGCTGTGCCTGGTATTGGTATACGTCCCGAGCCGAAATGTGTTGCCGACGCATGCCGCATATAACGCTCTTTTGTATTCAAGTTATCGGTGACTGCAGACCAATGTGGGCGTGGCGACTGCACACCACTGCCGCAACTGCTACCCGAGCCGGGTTGGTCGTGAAAACGATGCGCTGTGGCTGACGCTGAGGCGGTTGGTGTGGTGGCACGGTAATTATACATTGACTGTGGTGGCGGTGGTGAGGAGAGCGTCGCAAAACGAAAACCACTCGTCGTACCAGTCGAACTGTTCGCGCTCATACCACCATGATTCGGCTCTATTGATGGGCTGCCACTGCGCAGGCAGGTGGTCGCCAACGATTGCAGCGAGAGCAAAAAATTCTCAGAACCTGAACCCGGTGAAGAGCTGGCACTGCCCGCACCGGCACTGCTGCCCGCGACTGCTGTCGACGCAGCTGCACTGCTCATTGCATTCAAATTTGTGCGATTAAGTAAACTGCGACGTACGATCTCGAATTCACCGCGATCATTAGCACCGGATTCATTGATAGCAAGCGCGACTAGCTCGGGTTCACGTGCCTCCACCGCTACGGGCTGTTCGTAGGTCGTACTGAGGTTGGCTGCCGGCGAGACCTGTCGCAGTTGGCACAATTTCTGTGTCCAACGTTGATGTGTACTTTCCGCCGTTGAGGACGCAGATCCCGAACTGTTTGCGCTGTACGGGTCAATGTAGAGTGGCGACGAGTCGCGTGCATTTGCAGCGCTCACACCACTATTGTTAAAGGCATACGGATTCGTTGTTATATTGATCACATGTCCACTGCCAACACCACCACCAAAGCCGGCGGCAGCACGAGATGTTGATGGGCGAGATGTAGGCGACTGACGTCCACTGCCGATAGCAGTGCCACTCCCACTAATCCCGTACGAAGTGTTCGCAAGCAGACTGTTGGTGTTGTAATTGTGTAAGTTACTGCCGACACTACTGCCGCTACCACCACTACCAATGCCTCCGCCATGCCCACTCCCACTAAGGCCGCTGGTATCACTGACTGTGCCGGCAGTGGTACGCATCATTTGTGGTTGATATTCATCGTCGGCTAAAGCGCGTCCCTCCAATATTAAAGAGGCTAGTCCTAATAAAACCGATGGCGTTTGGGCAGAAGCTGGTGAGGTGGCAGTGGACGACACCGAATTGGCGATTGGCGTCGTTGACAACAACATGTTCAACTGTCCATTGTTATTACTTGTACTGTGGTTATTGCCGGTGGTACCGCTAACCGTTGCGGTGGATGTGGAACTACTGACTGTGGTTGGTATCATTTTGGCTGATTGAATTGAACTGCAATGAAAGAAGATATTACTCCATTATTGaatgttgaaaattaaattttaaaataagtaaagtATTAGCTAGCATTGGAGAACATATCAATTATTTGCTATTGCCAGCGACAGCGACAGCTTTAAGCTGAATTAGCATTCAACGATTCAGTCTTACGCTCAATACTATCGATTGGCACAAGGTTCCAGCTCTAGAAAACATGTCATAGCACGACGTAACAGCTGGACTCTTAGAGAACTACTTCAACTactaaatagagaagataaaatcttctgtaagagtgtacagttgctGGCCTACaacgatgatattgacatcattggtGTCTACAACCGCGTCGACTAGACTCCCACGTCattgttggcagtcataacttcgaagtgaAAGATAATTTCgtgtatcttggaaccagcattaacaaaaACTACAACGTCAGCCTCacaatccaacgcagaataactcttgccaacaggtgctacttcggactgagtacgtaactgagaagtaaagttcccTCTCGACgagcaaagaccaaactctacaagtcactcatcatccccgtcctgctatatggtgcaaaggcatgaacgacgacaacatctgatgggtcggcgttacgagttttcgagtgaAAGTTTCTACGGTTAAATCTTTCGCattcctttgcgcattggcaacgacaAATAACGAATCCgccggctaggtcatgttgtccgaatggatgaaaacactcaatctctgagagtattcgatgcagtacccaccgggggaagaGGAAGAAGAGGAAAATCTCCACTTTGTTGGAAAGATTAGGTGGAAAAGACCTGGCTCGCTGttataaactcggctataactgcaAAAGCGATGTCTtcccaataaagaagaagataatatCTTAGAAATATTCTTATCTCCGCAGTAAATCCGATAAATGCTTATCGAATTATTCGATAATTAGCAAAGAGGTATCGTTTtttaagtagggaacctcgaaatgcatcaccctttagttatcaattttggaaaattacatGCTATCCCCATAGGTAGAATATGGAAACGTGTTTAATGATGTAATTGTCTCAAAAtatttcatgtatgtatgtatattttacttttatttgataTGATATGAGTGCATCATAACCTAAAATCTCAATTAGCGTCGAGAATTTTATAAATTGGAAACTTTGCTTGCTTTTGTGTTCCTCCATCAGCGATAATTCAGCTTTTGAAAAGCAACAGaaaagatatattttataattgacAAGTACCTATCAACGTGTTATATttgagttgttgttatttgagTGTCTTCATAAGCTGATGGGTTGACTGGGCGCGGAGGTGAAAATGAGCGTAATTTTTTCGTAAGTGACCTCGCAGATGCAAATTAAAGTGGATAACTTAAAAACGCATGGAAAGCTgtaaatataactgtaaatatatacataagtatgtaagcaTAGGTGTGTGGACGCATATAGAGGCATATACGAGTATCATATATGGTAGTTGTAGTGATTTGATGTTCAAGCATAAACTGGGTCAGGGTCCAACTGCATATAATGCAAATTCAAAGGCATGCGAGTACAaatgtgtacataaatatatatgtatagaagtATCTAGATGCACATATgtatcaatatatacatactatgtagaGCCATGCATAACGAGATCTGTGGCATAGCAACAGTTGCCAAATATGTTGAGACCCACATAggaacacatatgtatgtacattcatatgtatgtctataaatGTATCTGTGTAACTGTGCTTGCAACGGTGTCATGCTGTGGGCGCGTGAAAGCCTCTGCAGGCAATCACAGAGCGCATTTTGTCAAGTACAAGGATTTTGCTGAGTTGgaaaagaaatacatatacaaacatacatacatatgtccacacacacacaaattgtaagtgctcacatacatacaaatgcattatTTGCTCTACTTTCATGCACATACCACCCCTGTTGTCGTGTCAAAAGGGTGGGAGGCTGtcttgcaacaacaaaaccaaaaaaaaagtagaaCACTAGTGCAACtctgcttattgttgttgtagttgctatGCCTTTATCACTTT includes:
- the LOC105224622 gene encoding platelet binding protein GspB, which codes for MIPTTVSSSTSTATVSGTTGNNHSTSNNNGQLNMLLSTTPIANSVSSTATSPASAQTPSVLLGLASLILEGRALADDEYQPQMMRTTAGTVSDTSGLSGSGHGGGIGSGGSGSSVGSNLHNYNTNSLLANTSYGISGSGTAIGSGRQSPTSRPSTSRAAAGFGGGVGSGHVINITTNPYAFNNSGVSAANARDSSPLYIDPYSANSSGSASSTAESTHQRWTQKLCQLRQVSPAANLSTTYEQPVAVEAREPELVALAINESGANDRGEFEIVRRSLLNRTNLNAMSSAAASTAVAGSSAGAGSASSSPGSGSENFLLSLQSLATTCLRSGSPSIEPNHGGMSANSSTGTTSGFRFATLSSPPPPQSMYNYRATTPTASASATAHRFHDQPGSGSSCGSGVQSPRPHWSAVTDNLNTKERYMRHASATHFGSGRIPIPGTAVNTTTASVAMTAATTINHTTKVKPTTAAATTASKHPQQGPHCDQFLRKMGLAKGEAAEAEDHFCDMSYVNITCSRWRAYCHRMEAIIARGEPVCIEVFLGPVNHKMLLEQWIITQKEKVPPPTMTLPSLCSAIRSQLYFSQISAWCDLIKKSDKTIYDTGRVIFHTPTGAAGDLATPVGSTTGGNNSTPGTSPNSHTLNNQLNNALAVNRRPRLNIFYRIKSFDSTACFNSKPNVHNFPNVNISENCSISVCLKSLPRINGGIPKIGTLMLSTPGTATTTMSTPTTTITSTTVAAATTMPATSTTKATTTKTKTTKATAPTTTTALGGGDMSNSTPRMAAIAEAPQWLSTPNGSANINRSDANSFRNGNSCVGVKSQDTPRSSRTSCCGSATTATVAAPTSTSSSASINLHSNSSSTNSMTGSAADSNGASCNSGSSKPRPDCGDTQVSSMPCSRANCAPKHKCVFFIDEDELLPVDEADGEAYGDEDDNPSDTANSTGDSLTHASAFCTGANMSHREKQLMKYRKRMLKRDKKHHQHHPRKAQTINTDATCELDATNELERAQKAREEANCCQPMEEGDEDDVTSHGSDTMTTLLTRTSTRIEMISTGTQTPMSCCRQCGCEKTLVCMRCSSGGVMRGEQAIDEPTEQDVDDMDDSTASSISSNEIIHTPRNKAELLLQAIQRTPKVAAAKHKKEQPRKLCGGKTQNNNHLSGDVGGKSSGSSLHENTLAGCQVCKRQKTQHNFGNSNSEEATTTTSAHLADEADNDDIGDDTDDDGGKKREVIQFVAEGADGSQLPATPLTALPTRTHVMEEESFMSSTKLTPQIDRCTLSNATNSSRYPLLTRSDRAGGDQQVDGCDRSENRTPPIITTLMDDERFDESQFKTPTTTTSGGVNYDNSPQLQTQQHQQGVHKAFQHKQTPKPNLLQLHCNYHGDVSAGGNQAVGAAGDGFAVMRANNNELPTALKPHKQPQQHGAHNALLLRKGLPKVNLTPIFCNPMPSPTGVSITSSQSSPIPIHGGTTNEITFCFEPTALNRSGNHLQLHHQLMHSSSGNVCASPLTTEVNNIPVQKSYSAPTLPNSPSLSPRFAKQAAIYKRRSRHLSDRSDRSSLGSDEQFSDEDLESAGMYSPATSPLKQSARVAAAFGRQPLLGNLEESLLQKRLVPKVEVMGFTVLLGASGGFCPTQLTIPAASYFYELRGESLSTPYVCEIRLPRKGYSVPRAGNVQATLLNPMGTVVRMFVIPYDMRDMPPLHQTFIRQRILAEASTHEAATTQNVQRSTTHGYGSSGRSGGSGAGGDDNLSINNNNNECYQSNNNGNNNNNAKNKYRLSPSGGLHGESNLGHFISAENMKRLRYSIHLRFQTSRSGRLSLHTDIRLLISRRTDCDTAAAHAKGVLEAPNDLVTDTVMPTNPKYSARQDQSNNNSNSSGSGSGSSNGSNINVIAATVSTTNSTTITTNNNNGSGSNKI